From the genome of Gryllotalpicola protaetiae:
GTCGCGTCTTCCACGACGACGGAGTGCGCAGCGTCCGTACCCAGCAGGCGCGCGCCGTACTCGTAGGTCTCCGGCGACGGCTTGCCGGCCAGCCGCTGGTCGCGCGCCACTTTCCCGTCGACGACGGTGACGAAGCGATCGGCGATTCCCGCGGCATTCAGGACGTCGACGGCGTTCGCCGACGACGAGACGACGGCAGAGCGGATGCCTGCGGCATCGACCGCGTCGAGGAACTCGAGCGAGCCGGGGTACGGGGTCACCCCTTCTTCGGCGAGCACGCGGTTGAACTCGAGGTTCTTCCGGTTGCCGAGCCCGCACACCGTCTCGGCGTCGGGCCCGTCGTCGTGGTCGCCCTCCGGCAGCGTGATGCCGTGCGCAGCGAGCTCGTCGCGCACCCCGTCATAGCGGGGCTTCCCGTCGATGTGGGCGAAGTAGTCGGACTCCTCATAGGGCCCGGCGCCCACGCGGGCGAAGTATTCCTCGAAGAGCAGCGCCCACGCGCGGCGGTGCACCACGGCGGTCGGCGTCAGCACACCGTCCAGGTCGAAGAGGACGGCGTGCACGTCGGCGAACAGTTCTGCCCCAGCCACGATTCGAGCGTAGCGAGAGATGCCTCGCCCACGCACCCCGGAATCAGATCGTCACCGCCTGGACATCGGGGGAGCGCATGGCGGCCCGGCGCGGCCGGCCCATGGCCGCGAGGGCCAGCGCGGCCCCGGCGAGCAGGGCGCCGATGAGCAGCCACGCCACGGGCCCGAGCCAGCCGAGCAGCGGCAGGAGCGCGAGCGGGCCGATGACCCGCGCGAGCGATCCGGCCATTCCGAACACCGATTGGTACTCCCCCTGCCGCCCAGCGGGCACATCGCGCAGCGCGAAGTGCCACGCGGCCGGCCCAGCGGCGACCTCGCCGATCGTGAGCACCGCGACGCCCGCCAGCGCCAGGACGGACGCGAGCGCTCCCGCACGCGTTCCGGCGGCGAACGCGACCGTCGCGAGGGCCAGCGCGGCTCCTGCCACCAGCGCGGCGCGTGCTGCTCCGGCATCCGTTCGCACCCATGCCGACGCTCGCGTCTGCAGCGCGATCACGAGCACCGTGTTGAGTCCAAGGGCGACAGCGGGCAGCCAGGCCGGCGCGTCCGCGTGCGCCACGAGCGAGATGGGCAGCAACACCGAGAGCACAGGCATCGTGAGCAGCAGCACCGCCGTGAGGCCGGTCACGCCGAGCAGACGGCGGTCGCGCAGCGCGCTGCGGCAGCGTGCTGCGACGGGTGAGGGCGCCGCGCCAGCGGGCAGCCACAAGACGAGCAGCCCGCAGACGGATGCCCCGGCCGCACTCGCCCCGAACAGCACCGTGAATGCGAGGCGGCCGTCAGCCGCGAGGGCCAGCGCGCCGATCGCCGACCCCGCGCCGATGCCCAGGTTGACCAGGGTCTGAAGCCGCGCACGGGCCGCCACCCGCAGCGGAGCCGGCGTGTGCGCGGCGACGAGGGCCTGGCGGATGCCTGAGCCACCCGCCTGCGCGACCGCGAACAGCACCGCCGCGGC
Proteins encoded in this window:
- a CDS encoding HAD family hydrolase is translated as MAGAELFADVHAVLFDLDGVLTPTAVVHRRAWALLFEEYFARVGAGPYEESDYFAHIDGKPRYDGVRDELAAHGITLPEGDHDDGPDAETVCGLGNRKNLEFNRVLAEEGVTPYPGSLEFLDAVDAAGIRSAVVSSSANAVDVLNAAGIADRFVTVVDGKVARDQRLAGKPSPETYEYGARLLGTDAAHSVVVEDATSGVAAGRAGGFIVIGVDRGTGRDALLREGADVVVEDLAELVETWKTATGG
- a CDS encoding MFS transporter, whose amino-acid sequence is MSSSTASATRTVGRIQAISSTVEGAAIATVVLYFTRVIGFGDGSVGLVLALAGATALASAMPLGRLADRVGLRPMAAVFSFATAAALLLYAVADELWLYAAAAVLFAVAQAGGSGIRQALVAAHTPAPLRVAARARLQTLVNLGIGAGSAIGALALAADGRLAFTVLFGASAAGASVCGLLVLWLPAGAAPSPVAARCRSALRDRRLLGVTGLTAVLLLTMPVLSVLLPISLVAHADAPAWLPAVALGLNTVLVIALQTRASAWVRTDAGAARAALVAGAALALATVAFAAGTRAGALASVLALAGVAVLTIGEVAAGPAAWHFALRDVPAGRQGEYQSVFGMAGSLARVIGPLALLPLLGWLGPVAWLLIGALLAGAALALAAMGRPRRAAMRSPDVQAVTI